A window of the Candidatus Bathyarchaeota archaeon genome harbors these coding sequences:
- a CDS encoding SRPBCC family protein, whose translation MDKIDKSIVIQAPIEKVFEFVTKPENFAKAQPPEAETKIIISSKGPPKVGNVWKMGMKAGGQAYEWENEVTEVIDNKKVSGRQKGGPFKKLEWTQSFEASEGGTRFSMKSEYEMPYSILGKIIDKLKIEKEMDKNFDHFMKKMKELIEKS comes from the coding sequence ATGGATAAGATTGATAAGTCGATTGTAATTCAAGCTCCAATAGAGAAAGTGTTTGAGTTCGTTACAAAACCTGAGAATTTTGCTAAAGCTCAACCACCTGAGGCTGAAACTAAAATTATTATTAGTTCCAAAGGACCGCCTAAAGTAGGAAATGTTTGGAAGATGGGTATGAAAGCAGGTGGGCAGGCATATGAGTGGGAAAATGAAGTTACAGAAGTTATAGATAATAAGAAAGTCTCTGGACGCCAGAAAGGTGGACCGTTTAAAAAATTGGAATGGACTCAATCTTTTGAGGCTAGCGAAGGTGGAACAAGATTCTCTATGAAATCCGAGTATGAGATGCCATACTCAATTCTAGGTAAGATTATAGACAAACTCAAGATTGAGAAGGAAATGGATAAGAATTTTGACCACTTTATGAAGAAAATGAAGGAGCTAATCGAAAAGAGCTGA
- a CDS encoding Lrp/AsnC ligand binding domain-containing protein: MLTAFAFISTELGEEKNLLKQIRSISNVKEAHLVYGVYDIIVKIEAENMDKLKKIVTRNIRSLSEVRSTITMTVAEGV, translated from the coding sequence ATGCTTACGGCTTTTGCATTCATAAGCACCGAATTGGGAGAAGAAAAAAATCTCCTCAAACAAATAAGAAGCATCAGCAATGTAAAAGAAGCTCACTTGGTTTATGGTGTTTATGATATAATAGTAAAGATCGAAGCTGAAAACATGGACAAGTTGAAGAAAATAGTGACTCGTAATATTCGAAGTCTAAGTGAGGTAAGAAGTACCATAACAATGACCGTTGCTGAAGGAGTCTAA
- a CDS encoding transcription initiation factor IIB has product MQKTDRNARDVASVKSKTRACPECGSSDLMRDYDIAEIVCIDCGYVIDEKIADAGPEWRAFDDEQKTKRTRVGAPITYTTHDKGLSTTINWGDKRSIGGKISSKQRLELYALRKRQRIVRVLDATERNLSIALSELCKLSSALNLPRSIVETASVIYRKAIKNGLSRGRSTRSITAAAIYLACRKCGIPRTLKEIAAASSLNRKDLARSYRFIIKELDSFVPLLTSSSHASRLSNKLAISGRAEIIAIKILEVAKKMKLTSGRGPQGMAAAATYLATTLTNERKTQREIEKIANVTEVTIRNRYKELLEKLLIEIEL; this is encoded by the coding sequence TTGCAAAAAACTGACCGGAATGCGAGGGACGTCGCTTCGGTAAAAAGTAAAACGAGGGCCTGTCCCGAATGTGGCAGCTCGGATTTGATGAGGGATTATGATATTGCAGAAATTGTCTGCATCGATTGTGGCTATGTAATCGATGAAAAGATAGCTGACGCTGGGCCTGAGTGGAGAGCTTTTGACGATGAGCAGAAAACTAAAAGAACACGTGTAGGTGCGCCGATAACTTACACCACTCATGATAAAGGCCTATCGACTACTATTAACTGGGGTGATAAGCGATCAATAGGCGGAAAAATATCTTCTAAGCAGAGATTGGAGCTTTATGCTCTCAGAAAGCGGCAGAGAATAGTTCGTGTTCTTGATGCTACTGAGAGAAATCTGTCAATAGCCTTGTCTGAGCTGTGTAAGCTTTCTTCTGCCTTGAATCTTCCAAGGAGCATAGTGGAAACGGCTTCCGTGATATACCGGAAAGCCATTAAGAATGGGCTAAGCCGCGGCAGGTCCACCCGCAGTATAACAGCCGCTGCTATTTACTTGGCATGCAGGAAGTGCGGGATCCCAAGAACGTTGAAGGAGATAGCCGCTGCTTCCAGCTTAAATAGGAAAGATTTAGCAAGAAGTTATAGGTTCATAATCAAAGAATTGGATTCTTTTGTACCACTATTGACAAGCAGCAGTCACGCTTCCAGACTTTCAAATAAATTGGCAATTTCAGGTAGGGCTGAGATTATAGCTATAAAGATACTTGAAGTTGCTAAGAAAATGAAGCTAACCAGCGGTAGGGGTCCTCAAGGCATGGCAGCTGCGGCCACCTATCTTGCAACAACACTCACCAATGAAAGAAAGACGCAGAGAGAGATAGAAAAAATTGCCAACGTCACTGAGGTAACTATTAGAAATCGATATAAAGAGCTCTTAGAAAAGCTGTTAATTGAGATAGAACTATGA
- a CDS encoding nodulation protein NfeD, whose product MKQGKPLIFLLLLTLPLSSLTVANHAKESNAPILVIKMDQTITSASIELVDEALKAGNRLDAQAIVILLDTPGGQLEATFKIIELIEDSRIPVISFVYPSGAKAWSAGTFILSSSHVAAMAPYTIIGSAQPVSYSPIQGSEPIQDAKIINALSAYISERAKMHGRNETCARLFIEENLNLNSDSALKFRAIDIVASSIEELLEKLDGVEVKTAYGTSTLRTKNSHYIEYSQSVKVAFLNFISDPILAFLLFSIGMYALIFGLASPGYGSEVLGAISLIIGLIGLGFSLSLASILLIGLGMGLMVVEAYSPGFGIFGGAGLVCLVIGSIFIIPFEGTKWLISLEWYYYFISIVLGIAVILGAFTLFMVYKILQARRRKPVIGSLIGGTVEVIDEVNSNSIGYVRYKGEYWKAKSKEKLKPGMKAIIKDKEGSLLIVEPIENVK is encoded by the coding sequence GTGAAACAGGGAAAGCCCCTAATTTTCTTGTTGCTGCTTACATTACCGCTAAGCTCTCTTACTGTTGCAAATCATGCAAAGGAATCAAATGCACCTATACTAGTTATTAAGATGGACCAAACTATAACCTCGGCTAGTATAGAACTTGTAGATGAAGCTTTGAAGGCTGGCAACAGGTTGGATGCTCAAGCTATTGTAATCTTACTAGATACCCCAGGAGGACAGCTTGAAGCAACTTTTAAGATAATAGAACTCATTGAGGACTCAAGAATACCTGTGATTTCCTTTGTTTACCCTTCTGGAGCTAAAGCATGGTCTGCAGGGACTTTTATTCTCTCATCTTCGCATGTAGCAGCGATGGCGCCATACACGATAATAGGGTCTGCCCAGCCTGTAAGCTATTCTCCTATTCAAGGTTCAGAACCTATACAAGATGCAAAGATAATTAATGCTCTTTCAGCATATATTTCTGAAAGGGCGAAGATGCATGGGAGAAACGAAACTTGTGCAAGGCTCTTTATAGAGGAGAATCTTAACTTAAATAGCGATTCTGCACTTAAATTCAGAGCAATAGATATAGTGGCGTCAAGTATTGAAGAGCTCCTTGAGAAGTTAGATGGGGTAGAAGTTAAAACTGCCTATGGGACATCGACCTTGAGGACTAAAAACTCTCATTACATAGAATATTCTCAAAGTGTTAAAGTGGCTTTTCTCAATTTTATTTCTGATCCAATTTTAGCTTTCCTACTTTTCTCTATAGGAATGTATGCATTAATATTCGGCTTAGCTAGTCCGGGCTATGGATCTGAAGTTTTGGGCGCTATATCTCTTATAATTGGTCTAATTGGTCTTGGCTTCAGTCTGAGCTTAGCATCGATACTTCTGATTGGCCTTGGAATGGGTTTAATGGTAGTTGAAGCTTACTCTCCTGGGTTTGGCATTTTTGGTGGGGCTGGTTTGGTATGTCTTGTTATTGGAAGCATATTTATCATACCCTTTGAGGGGACTAAGTGGTTAATATCACTTGAGTGGTACTATTATTTCATATCGATTGTTTTGGGCATAGCGGTGATCTTAGGCGCTTTCACTCTGTTCATGGTCTATAAAATCTTACAAGCACGCAGGAGAAAGCCAGTTATTGGTTCATTGATAGGGGGAACTGTTGAGGTAATTGATGAAGTAAACTCTAACAGTATTGGTTATGTAAGGTATAAAGGAGAATACTGGAAAGCAAAGTCAAAAGAGAAACTAAAGCCTGGAATGAAAGCGATTATAAAAGATAAAGAAGGGTCGTTGTTAATCGTTGAACCTATTGAAAACGTAAAGTAA
- a CDS encoding slipin family protein → MSLALQAETPSLTILYYIFLAIIILFILASAIKVVREYERGVIFRLGRFVGAKGPGLFLVIPIADRFVKIDLRVVAIDIPKQRVITKDNVSVDVDAAVYYRVFDPAKAVIQVENYVEATNLLAQTTLRDVLGQVELDDLLTKREALSKKIGEILDTYTDPWGIKVSTVAIKDVSIDETMLRAIAKQAEAEREKRSRIIIADGEFLAAEKIASAAKRYLESPYALRLRELQTLTDIAREKNMVVVTTTGEAIDVSKIAAMVKALKPKEKKK, encoded by the coding sequence ATGAGTTTGGCCTTACAGGCTGAAACGCCTTCACTAACAATACTATACTACATCTTTCTAGCTATTATTATTCTATTTATACTGGCGTCAGCAATTAAAGTCGTTAGGGAATACGAGAGAGGAGTGATATTCAGACTCGGACGTTTCGTAGGAGCAAAAGGCCCTGGACTCTTCTTAGTTATCCCCATTGCCGACAGGTTTGTAAAGATAGATCTTCGTGTAGTGGCTATCGACATTCCAAAACAACGAGTCATAACGAAGGATAATGTAAGCGTGGATGTAGACGCGGCTGTCTATTACAGAGTCTTTGACCCAGCAAAAGCTGTAATTCAAGTTGAGAATTATGTGGAAGCTACAAACCTGCTTGCCCAAACTACTTTGAGGGACGTTCTGGGGCAAGTTGAGTTGGACGATCTACTCACTAAACGCGAAGCATTGAGCAAGAAAATTGGGGAAATACTTGATACTTACACAGATCCTTGGGGTATCAAGGTATCGACTGTCGCGATAAAAGATGTAAGTATTGATGAAACTATGTTAAGAGCTATCGCGAAACAAGCTGAAGCAGAGAGAGAAAAGAGGTCCAGGATTATCATTGCAGATGGGGAGTTCCTTGCTGCAGAGAAGATAGCATCAGCTGCTAAACGTTATCTTGAGAGCCCATACGCACTGCGCTTGAGAGAGCTTCAAACATTGACTGATATAGCTAGGGAGAAGAATATGGTAGTGGTTACAACGACAGGCGAAGCGATCGACGTATCCAAAATTGCTGCCATGGTGAAGGCCTTAAAACCTAAGGAGAAAAAGAAATAG
- a CDS encoding transglutaminase-like domain-containing protein, giving the protein MSKGILKLCDECGIELKILQDTGEPYCPNCKTVFSKDILKSKAEISTEEEIKVTHCHKCGSKKTINQTLCIKCGAGLQSKIPIVKESKSPSHYKFAGAMLAMLIIAAMVGHSMLSENQISKPETPLVTHPLPTVENTTEIISKGKIPSPTPEISQEPLNEDVREYALYALDWFSEKYSEEKYASIDDEVYKTTAIFCYVYKNVEYVADPHDYSYCQSPSETLRLQKGDCEDQALLMAAMCESVGLDSILSFVDTDQDNEKDHALCATYYPKTPQEFIDNQLEIWASFNIYFEEYQILSINEPFMIYIRSEDNWTLRNKYNQGTWVILENWEHCTSLDAIDVEYLDFTSSEKLKGVIKTINYGVRPIIGFEWNYYWSGKFNEPMAVNLTVFNNGTTAARDVIVWAGLYSSPNKVYDQRQTNAFNLEAGKQVEVRIYLEVPMKVNTRVWIKLSGMNFEHLETYDDWFQT; this is encoded by the coding sequence ATGTCTAAAGGAATTTTGAAGCTTTGCGATGAATGCGGAATAGAACTCAAGATTCTACAAGATACCGGTGAACCATATTGCCCTAATTGTAAAACTGTATTTTCTAAGGATATTTTAAAAAGTAAGGCGGAAATATCCACTGAAGAGGAAATTAAGGTAACTCATTGCCACAAATGTGGAAGTAAAAAAACAATTAATCAAACATTATGTATTAAGTGTGGGGCAGGGCTTCAAAGCAAAATACCTATTGTGAAAGAGAGTAAAAGTCCGTCTCACTACAAATTTGCTGGAGCTATGCTTGCAATGTTAATAATTGCTGCCATGGTTGGACACTCGATGCTTTCGGAAAATCAAATTTCTAAACCTGAGACGCCTTTAGTTACTCATCCTTTGCCAACCGTTGAAAATACAACTGAGATAATATCTAAAGGTAAAATTCCTTCACCAACGCCAGAAATATCACAAGAACCATTAAATGAAGATGTAAGAGAATATGCATTATACGCATTAGATTGGTTCTCAGAAAAATATAGTGAAGAAAAATATGCTTCAATTGATGATGAAGTCTATAAAACTACAGCCATATTCTGTTACGTCTACAAAAATGTTGAATATGTAGCTGATCCGCATGATTATAGCTATTGTCAATCACCTTCTGAGACATTAAGGCTGCAGAAAGGGGACTGTGAGGATCAGGCCTTACTCATGGCAGCAATGTGTGAATCTGTAGGTTTGGATTCGATTTTATCTTTCGTGGATACGGATCAAGATAATGAAAAAGATCATGCTTTATGCGCAACTTATTATCCAAAAACTCCACAAGAATTTATTGATAATCAACTAGAAATTTGGGCCAGTTTTAATATCTACTTTGAAGAGTATCAGATTTTGTCCATAAATGAACCATTTATGATCTATATTAGAAGTGAAGATAATTGGACTCTTAGGAATAAATATAATCAAGGAACTTGGGTGATACTTGAAAACTGGGAACATTGTACTTCATTAGATGCTATTGATGTTGAATATTTGGATTTCACTTCTAGTGAGAAATTAAAAGGAGTCATCAAAACCATAAATTATGGTGTTCGACCAATTATCGGCTTTGAGTGGAATTATTATTGGTCTGGAAAATTCAATGAACCAATGGCTGTAAATTTAACAGTATTCAACAATGGAACTACGGCGGCCAGGGATGTTATAGTCTGGGCGGGATTATATTCTAGTCCAAACAAAGTATATGATCAACGACAAACTAATGCCTTTAATTTAGAAGCTGGAAAACAAGTCGAAGTAAGAATATATCTTGAAGTTCCAATGAAAGTAAATACTAGGGTTTGGATCAAGCTGTCAGGAATGAACTTTGAGCATTTAGAGACTTATGATGATTGGTTCCAAACGTAG
- a CDS encoding response regulator codes for MPDKILIVEDEIDTLNLAKMILEGEGFDTITASNGEEGLKKVINEWPDLILSDLVMPIKSGIELCNALKSNPRTKLIPIIIFTVLGRDVDKKLCEDAGADGHLIKPFTHTSLISEINKQLERVRLDKFSRLLELSHKSIENHNFLLEIDPDTQYERSIRDFTVEAHSNRKAIITITPKSGVIHKLLKDEEGIEFYQTTEMIISPILEDQNRKDIALIYDNISELIVSIGFKQAHNFTRKMLELLAEYNSTSLFLFNPAAHSKNETNSIRNLFSNRITFDKDGLRVIKLT; via the coding sequence TTGCCTGATAAAATCTTAATCGTAGAGGATGAAATTGATACATTGAATTTAGCTAAAATGATTTTAGAAGGTGAAGGTTTTGATACTATTACAGCATCAAATGGGGAAGAGGGTTTAAAAAAAGTAATCAATGAATGGCCTGATCTTATTCTTTCAGATTTGGTTATGCCCATTAAAAGTGGAATAGAACTATGTAATGCATTAAAAAGCAATCCTAGAACAAAATTGATTCCAATAATAATCTTTACTGTATTAGGTAGAGATGTTGACAAAAAATTATGTGAAGATGCAGGTGCTGATGGGCATCTCATAAAGCCTTTTACTCATACTAGTTTAATATCTGAAATCAACAAGCAACTAGAAAGGGTAAGACTAGATAAATTCTCAAGGTTATTAGAATTAAGTCACAAATCAATTGAAAATCATAATTTTCTCCTTGAAATTGATCCAGATACCCAATATGAGAGATCAATAAGAGATTTTACAGTCGAAGCACACTCTAATAGGAAGGCGATAATTACTATAACTCCAAAATCAGGTGTAATTCATAAACTACTTAAAGACGAAGAAGGAATTGAATTCTATCAGACTACTGAAATGATTATTTCGCCTATTCTAGAAGATCAGAATAGAAAAGATATAGCGCTAATTTACGATAATATATCAGAATTAATAGTTTCGATCGGTTTTAAACAAGCCCATAATTTTACAAGAAAGATGTTAGAGTTACTAGCGGAATACAATTCCACATCACTATTTTTATTCAACCCAGCGGCTCATTCTAAAAATGAAACCAATAGTATCAGAAATCTATTCAGTAATAGGATAACTTTTGATAAAGATGGATTAAGAGTTATCAAATTAACTTGA
- a CDS encoding PAS domain S-box protein, with amino-acid sequence MKAVFTKLKEPSLEDIDEVQIRNLINIIQFIERVSTKLHGQENETALFDMIADEFRALEGYTIAILKLSDDGTKIKVAKISTPTKRLKSVEKIIRTKIMESVSDLDSMGIIHEVVKKKKTVCIPLIDVLNNILSKRLSIPVAKVLGYIDRSIILTPIYMKKKVCGIIGIVAPYLSDYFVPTVRNLASHISTALEMIEDKSKANITEEELRKSEAKYRSLIEDAGSGVAVTDMRGRFTYINKALCKMIGYSEEEMIGKNFYEFLHPDDKKELVKKFLGAWRHPRRKYDLEYRVMHKDGHPVHMHSSPTLYILNRRIVGFQVIANDISDRKKIEEELKKSEEIYRNTSTFLDNILSNMSDWLFVIDEDYTLQFINETARNIHGDIIGEKCYKAVRNLKRPCHYKGVPCEVQQILENGKDYFEDTRMADEVGKISHVRAKPTKTSDGKKAVISVVRDVTDEKKTEEALRRVEQEKTRTKMKDHFIIIASHELRTPLISIKGYVDYILAGKLGPISARMKSSLDAVRRNTNRLINLTEDLLDIRRIESGKIQLNMKPMDLRDVLNHCLIEIKPFIAGKNQVFDTKIPNKKLKVRGDYHRLSQVLMNLLHNATKFTLKKGKISLNVKEKKRYFQIEVSDTGMGIKKGDIEKIFQPFADIKKETFVKGTGLGLSVSKGLIEGHYGKIWAESPGERKGSTFIFTIPRFVRSR; translated from the coding sequence TTGAAAGCGGTCTTTACTAAATTAAAAGAACCGAGTCTAGAAGACATTGATGAAGTCCAAATAAGAAATTTAATTAATATTATACAATTCATAGAAAGAGTTTCTACGAAGTTACATGGCCAAGAAAATGAGACTGCTTTATTTGATATGATAGCAGATGAATTTCGCGCTCTAGAAGGCTATACCATAGCTATCCTCAAATTAAGCGATGATGGAACAAAAATAAAAGTAGCCAAGATCTCAACACCAACTAAAAGATTAAAATCTGTTGAGAAAATCATCAGAACCAAAATAATGGAGTCTGTGAGCGATCTAGATAGTATGGGTATTATTCATGAAGTCGTAAAGAAAAAAAAGACTGTTTGCATTCCACTTATCGATGTTTTGAATAATATACTCTCTAAACGATTGTCAATCCCAGTAGCAAAAGTTTTAGGATATATAGATAGATCGATTATACTCACTCCAATATATATGAAGAAAAAAGTATGCGGTATTATTGGGATAGTCGCACCCTATTTGTCTGATTACTTTGTTCCTACTGTAAGAAATCTTGCTTCTCACATATCAACTGCGTTAGAGATGATTGAAGATAAATCAAAAGCAAACATTACTGAAGAGGAGTTAAGAAAAAGTGAGGCTAAATATCGAAGCCTGATTGAAGATGCAGGTTCTGGTGTAGCAGTTACTGACATGAGAGGAAGATTCACATATATTAATAAAGCGCTTTGTAAAATGATAGGTTATTCAGAAGAAGAAATGATTGGAAAAAATTTCTATGAATTTCTCCATCCAGACGATAAGAAAGAGTTAGTCAAAAAATTTTTAGGCGCATGGAGACATCCCAGAAGGAAGTATGATCTAGAATACAGGGTTATGCATAAAGATGGTCACCCGGTTCATATGCATTCTAGCCCAACATTATATATTCTAAATCGTAGAATAGTTGGTTTTCAAGTAATTGCTAATGACATCTCTGATAGAAAGAAGATTGAGGAAGAACTTAAAAAAAGTGAAGAAATTTATAGAAATACATCAACATTCCTAGATAATATTCTCTCAAATATGTCAGATTGGTTATTTGTAATTGATGAGGATTACACCCTTCAGTTTATCAATGAAACTGCAAGGAATATCCATGGTGATATCATCGGAGAGAAATGCTATAAAGCAGTTAGAAATCTGAAAAGACCGTGCCATTATAAGGGTGTTCCTTGTGAAGTACAGCAAATACTTGAAAATGGAAAGGATTATTTTGAAGATACTCGCATGGCTGATGAAGTTGGAAAGATATCGCATGTCCGAGCAAAACCCACGAAAACATCTGACGGTAAAAAAGCTGTGATATCGGTAGTTAGAGATGTCACAGACGAAAAAAAAACTGAAGAAGCACTTAGAAGGGTTGAGCAAGAGAAGACGCGTACGAAGATGAAAGATCACTTTATAATAATAGCTTCGCATGAATTGAGAACGCCTTTAATTTCAATTAAAGGCTATGTCGATTATATTCTAGCAGGAAAGTTAGGTCCAATTTCAGCAAGAATGAAATCAAGTCTGGATGCTGTTAGGCGCAACACCAATCGGCTCATTAATTTGACTGAGGATTTACTAGACATTCGTAGAATTGAATCGGGGAAGATCCAATTAAATATGAAGCCAATGGATTTAAGAGATGTTTTGAATCATTGTTTAATTGAAATAAAACCTTTCATTGCTGGAAAAAACCAAGTCTTCGATACGAAAATTCCCAATAAAAAATTGAAAGTACGAGGAGACTACCATAGATTAAGTCAAGTATTAATGAATTTACTTCATAATGCCACCAAATTCACTCTTAAAAAGGGTAAAATATCGCTAAATGTAAAAGAAAAGAAAAGATATTTCCAAATTGAAGTATCGGACACAGGGATGGGCATTAAAAAAGGAGATATAGAGAAAATATTTCAGCCGTTCGCTGATATAAAAAAAGAAACCTTTGTTAAAGGAACAGGTCTTGGCCTAAGCGTATCTAAAGGATTAATCGAAGGTCATTATGGTAAAATATGGGCCGAGTCTCCGGGTGAAAGAAAAGGATCTACATTTATTTTTACAATACCAAGATTCGTTCGTAGTAGGTAG
- a CDS encoding MBL fold metallo-hydrolase has product MKLSDNLYWYYYEGFKNNCNTIVIKNERCILIDPGHSWNLENLLQKIRKDKINLKNIDFIFNSHSHPDHCESNEILSKSSNVKISMHELEAKYLQNDGGMLFKMFELEIPDFNIDFFLEESFELDGLKLEIIYTPGHSPGSICVYWPEKKVLICGDLIFAYSFGRTDLPGGDASLIKKSIEDVSKMDIEYLLPGHGNIIKDKINVKNNFDYVLKMLEYNY; this is encoded by the coding sequence ATGAAATTATCTGATAATCTCTATTGGTACTACTATGAAGGTTTCAAAAATAATTGCAACACAATTGTAATAAAAAATGAGCGTTGCATATTAATAGATCCTGGGCATTCGTGGAATTTAGAAAATCTACTTCAAAAGATAAGAAAGGATAAAATCAACCTAAAAAATATTGATTTCATATTCAACTCCCATTCTCATCCAGATCATTGTGAAAGTAATGAAATTCTATCAAAATCTTCTAATGTAAAAATTTCAATGCATGAATTGGAAGCTAAGTATCTTCAAAACGATGGAGGAATGTTATTCAAAATGTTTGAGCTAGAAATCCCTGATTTTAATATTGATTTCTTTCTTGAAGAATCATTTGAACTCGATGGATTAAAATTGGAAATTATCTATACGCCAGGCCATTCTCCAGGAAGTATTTGTGTATATTGGCCTGAAAAGAAGGTTTTGATCTGTGGCGATCTTATTTTTGCATATAGTTTTGGAAGAACAGATCTTCCAGGCGGAGATGCTTCTCTAATTAAAAAAAGCATAGAAGATGTATCTAAAATGGATATAGAATACTTACTTCCCGGACATGGAAACATTATAAAAGATAAGATTAATGTAAAAAATAATTTCGATTATGTCTTGAAAATGTTAGAATACAATTATTAG
- a CDS encoding redox-regulated ATPase YchF — protein sequence MGYLLGIIGKPNVGKSTFFTAVTLAQAQIANYPFTTIEPNKGIGYVRINCVCKEFGVKDEPINSICINGARLIPVEIVDCAGLVPGAWEGKGLGNKFLDEIRMADVLIHIVDASGATDIEGKICKPGEHDPIEDIKFLEREIDMWLLRIIKKDWDRLIRRAEGVEKNLVDGLEKILSGLAIKRNDVVDAIKKTQLEIKSPKNIDDERLLDFIHLLREISKPILIVANKIDVPEAEDNLNRLKKEGYQTIPCCAEAELALRRASNKKIINYVPGEKDFEIINPGILTEDQNSALLRIKNDILKKFGTTGVQKSINTAYFDLLEMIIVYPVVDADKLTDHKDKILPDVYLIKKGTNARQLAYMIHTDLGKSFIYAVDARRKMRIGEDHSVENNDVISIVSSERRGA from the coding sequence ATGGGGTATTTGTTAGGAATCATAGGTAAGCCAAATGTTGGTAAATCAACATTCTTCACAGCAGTAACATTAGCTCAAGCACAGATCGCAAATTATCCTTTTACGACAATAGAACCCAATAAAGGTATTGGGTATGTTAGAATTAATTGTGTTTGTAAAGAATTTGGAGTAAAGGACGAGCCAATAAATTCAATTTGTATTAACGGTGCTAGACTTATACCTGTGGAGATTGTTGATTGCGCTGGATTAGTACCTGGGGCATGGGAAGGTAAAGGACTCGGCAATAAATTTTTGGACGAAATAAGAATGGCTGATGTATTAATTCATATAGTCGACGCCTCAGGAGCTACAGATATCGAGGGTAAGATCTGTAAGCCTGGAGAACATGATCCAATTGAGGATATAAAATTCCTTGAAAGAGAAATTGACATGTGGTTGTTGAGAATTATTAAAAAAGATTGGGATAGGTTAATAAGAAGAGCTGAAGGGGTTGAGAAAAATTTAGTTGATGGATTGGAAAAAATTCTATCTGGTCTAGCAATCAAAAGGAATGATGTTGTTGATGCTATAAAGAAGACACAATTAGAGATCAAAAGTCCTAAAAATATCGATGATGAACGATTGTTAGATTTCATACATTTACTTAGAGAGATTTCAAAACCTATTCTAATAGTCGCAAATAAAATTGACGTACCTGAAGCTGAGGATAATTTGAATAGGTTAAAAAAAGAAGGCTATCAGACTATTCCATGTTGTGCAGAAGCGGAATTAGCATTAAGAAGAGCTTCGAATAAAAAAATAATAAATTATGTACCGGGCGAGAAAGATTTTGAAATAATTAACCCAGGTATATTGACAGAAGACCAGAACTCGGCTTTATTAAGAATAAAAAATGATATTTTGAAAAAATTTGGAACCACAGGTGTCCAAAAATCTATTAATACTGCCTATTTTGATTTGCTTGAGATGATAATTGTGTATCCTGTGGTTGATGCGGATAAACTAACTGATCATAAGGATAAAATTCTTCCTGATGTTTATCTCATTAAAAAAGGTACTAATGCAAGACAGTTAGCATATATGATTCATACCGATCTTGGCAAGAGTTTTATTTATGCTGTTGATGCTCGTAGAAAAATGAGAATTGGAGAGGATCACTCAGTAGAAAATAATGATGTAATTTCCATTGTAAGTTCTGAAAGAAGGGGCGCTTGA
- a CDS encoding DNA-directed RNA polymerase subunit P → MESNDESDVRGIIYECVSCKARVSAEQLAITPEIKCPMCGYRVLTKIRPPVVKHTKSK, encoded by the coding sequence TTGGAAAGTAATGATGAATCAGATGTAAGAGGGATTATTTATGAATGTGTCAGTTGCAAAGCTAGAGTTTCAGCTGAACAGCTTGCAATAACTCCAGAGATAAAATGTCCGATGTGTGGCTATAGAGTTTTAACGAAGATAAGACCGCCCGTAGTTAAACATACAAAATCGAAATAA